The sequence AACCGGCCAGTGGGCGTGGGTATTCCCGGCTTTGTGCTGCCTAAAGACGTCAAAGGAAAGTTGTTTTTGCGCTATCCGGAGAACATCACATCTATGGAAGTTTTTCCAGCCAATTCGGTTTCTATAGAAAAAGTAAAAGCCAAGGATGAGGATTGGACAGCCTATGAAATCACTGGAAACCAGTGGGGCCGCGTGCGTTTAACGGTCACCTATGAAGACGGTACCGTCCAGACCATCCAGTATAAGGTGGTAAAACCGGAAACAGCGATACTCGCCGATATGGGCAGCTTTTTGACCCAAGAGCAATGGTATGAGGATGATGATGACCTTTTTGGCCGGAGCCCTTCGGTGATTTCCTACGACTACGAAGAGCAGGAAAAGGTACTGCAGGATAGCAGGGCGTGGATAGCAGGGCTCAGTGATGAAGGCGGTGCCGGTTCATGGCTAGCGGCTATGATGAAACAATTGGTCGCGCCAAATCCCGAAGAGATTGCCAAGTTAGAGCGGTTCGTACATGAGACGATGTGGGGAGGTATTCAGTATGCCGAAGGAGATCGAAAATTTGGTGTAAAAAAGAGTGTGTTTTACTATGAGCCAGACAGCATGCCAGCAGGAACGTATCGTGATGATATCAATTATGATACTTGGGCGGCCTGGAGTAAAAAGGATGCAGGCACCACCGGAAGGTCCTATAACTATCCCCATGTCACCGCAGCATATTGGGTGATGTACCGCTTGGCAAGAGATTATAATGGGTTGGTCGAGGCAGAGCAATGGGACTGGTATCTGGACCAAGCTTACGAGACGGCCCTTGCGATGGTCGAGCAGGCCCCGCATTATGCCCAATATGGACAAATGGAGGGCAGTGTTTTTGTTTACCTTTTGAAGGATTTGCAAGGGGAAGGATGGTCCACAAAAGCGGCAAAGCTGGAAGCTGTGATGCGTAACAGAGCGGATATTTGGGAGTCATTGGCTTTTCCATTTGGAAGTGAAATGCCTTGGGATTCCACCGGTCAGGAAGAAGTGTATATGTGGTCAGACTATTTTGGCTTTGATAATAAAGCTCGCGTGACCCTTAACGCTATTTTGGCTTACATGCCGACAGTTCCTCACTGGGGATATAATGGCTCGGCCCGTAGGTATTGGGATTTCCTTTATGGAGGAAAGATCAGCAGAATCGAACGCCAGCTGCACCATTATGGTTCAGCGCTGAATGCCATCCCTGTCCTCAAGGCATACCGCGATCATCCGGATGATCTGTATCTCCTCCGCGTGGGCCATGCCGGCATGATGGGAGCCATGGCCAATATTACTGCTGATGGCTTTGGTCCGGCAGCTTTCCATTCCTTTCCAAGTACCCTTGACATAGATCCCCTTTCCGGGGATTATGGAAGCGGATTTTACGGCTATGTGGTCAATAACGGCGCCTATCTTTATGAAGACGACAGGTTTGGTTGGCTTGGATTTGGAGGCAATGTCGAAGAAGGAGCCAGTAAAGTAACGTTAAATTTGACCACTGGCGCCAAGAATGCAGTGTTTGTTGCTCCAGCTGAGGTATGGATTACCAGCCGGGCTGGAAAGATCAGCCGTGTAGAATACGATAAGAAGAGCAAGGCGATTACGGTCAAGCTTACTGGGGACCAATTTACACCTGCAGCAAAAGTGAAAATCGAATCGGCCGGTTATCAGCTGGAGAAGGGACAGTTAACGCCAAATGGCGAAATTTCTTTGCCTTTTGATGAGCAGTCGACACAGGCGTTTACATTAGTGCATAACGAGTAAAAATCGAATCGGATTTGAAGTTTTTGCGGTATTCGTTATCGCCCTTCAACGTTTCGAAAATACAAAGAAATTAATAGGGGTTTATTTAGTGCTTAAAAGAGGAGGGAAAAAATCTCTCCTTTTTTTATTTCCCCATGAGTATTTCATTTGAGTTAATGGTATATCTATTTGTAACGCCGAACAAATGGATAGAGAAAAACAACTGAAAGCATTCTATAAAGGGACATTGCCGCAAGAGGAAGTAGAGGAATTTCTGCAATGGTACCATTCCAAGGAAGGGGAAGCTTTTCTAGAGAGGAGCTTGGAAGAACACTGGCAGGAAGCTGTTTCCGCAAAGAGCAAAGCGGACACTTTTGATCAGGAAGCTACTTTTAGGAAAATTTTGGAGCAGCAAGGAAAGCGTCCTGCGGCCATGAAACCAGAAGTCAACAAGCGCATTGACCAAAGGGGCATGGGATTTAAAATTGCTGCAGGACTGGCCATATTTTTATCGTTA comes from Echinicola vietnamensis DSM 17526 and encodes:
- a CDS encoding DUF5695 domain-containing protein, whose product is MIKHVTFGLVLFGGLMAASAAVGQDIWDRISDTPQTLGIQNGYSVYETGAFELKLVKDSQTMASLIPRSDQTFDYVPFEHLDKRGGDGLYQLGDINIRLRESGKDEWQDFSSAGHRQPVTPISAGQGVLAAADLAATFPEDMPLKVFRYWEEVAGDLVLRFKLVNSSSQTVEIGGLGLPMIFDNILHHKSLEEAHHQKVFYDPYIGMDAGYLQVNRLDGNGPVLLVVPHGKTPFEAYRPLLDDPTPKSVTFEGFHEWQVFTKGYAEEEWEGVSPWNAPQSKEILPGEALEVGLRFVLTESVKSIEEKLVAENRPVGVGIPGFVLPKDVKGKLFLRYPENITSMEVFPANSVSIEKVKAKDEDWTAYEITGNQWGRVRLTVTYEDGTVQTIQYKVVKPETAILADMGSFLTQEQWYEDDDDLFGRSPSVISYDYEEQEKVLQDSRAWIAGLSDEGGAGSWLAAMMKQLVAPNPEEIAKLERFVHETMWGGIQYAEGDRKFGVKKSVFYYEPDSMPAGTYRDDINYDTWAAWSKKDAGTTGRSYNYPHVTAAYWVMYRLARDYNGLVEAEQWDWYLDQAYETALAMVEQAPHYAQYGQMEGSVFVYLLKDLQGEGWSTKAAKLEAVMRNRADIWESLAFPFGSEMPWDSTGQEEVYMWSDYFGFDNKARVTLNAILAYMPTVPHWGYNGSARRYWDFLYGGKISRIERQLHHYGSALNAIPVLKAYRDHPDDLYLLRVGHAGMMGAMANITADGFGPAAFHSFPSTLDIDPLSGDYGSGFYGYVVNNGAYLYEDDRFGWLGFGGNVEEGASKVTLNLTTGAKNAVFVAPAEVWITSRAGKISRVEYDKKSKAITVKLTGDQFTPAAKVKIESAGYQLEKGQLTPNGEISLPFDEQSTQAFTLVHNE